One genomic segment of Candidatus Fusobacterium pullicola includes these proteins:
- a CDS encoding site-specific integrase: protein MGITIELLKVTEQDKRRESYFLTWKQIFTVSLLMELNPKNFDTQSRLLWELFLDSGFRISAVHSLRVSQLDLENNMFRGVTEKMGKVRDLFFFSTTKKLILQLLEERKNKGINIDYLFTVKYNNQFAQMSQTAIRRRVRKMGQLIEIENLYPHTLRKTAINQINNLSDTKTASEFAGHNNTRVTEEHYIQPRTAIDQQNRIYLMRKNAGLI from the coding sequence ATGGGAATAACAATAGAACTATTAAAGGTAACAGAACAAGACAAAAGAAGAGAAAGTTATTTTCTCACTTGGAAACAGATATTTACAGTATCTTTATTAATGGAATTAAATCCTAAAAACTTTGATACTCAATCTAGATTATTATGGGAGTTATTTCTTGATAGTGGATTTAGAATAAGTGCTGTTCATAGTTTAAGAGTTAGTCAATTAGATCTTGAAAATAACATGTTTAGGGGAGTAACGGAGAAAATGGGAAAGGTTAGAGATTTATTCTTTTTCTCTACTACTAAAAAATTAATATTACAATTACTTGAAGAAAGAAAAAATAAAGGAATTAACATAGATTATTTATTTACAGTTAAATACAATAATCAGTTTGCTCAAATGAGCCAAACAGCTATTAGAAGAAGAGTAAGAAAAATGGGGCAATTAATAGAGATAGAAAATCTATACCCTCATACTCTCAGAAAAACAGCTATTAACCAAATAAATAATTTAAGTGATACAAAAACAGCCAGTGAATTTGCTGGACATAATAATACTAGAGTTACTGAGGAACATTATATTCAACCTAGAACAGCTATAGATCAACAAAATAGAATATATTTAATGAGAAAAAATGCAGGGTTAATATAA
- a CDS encoding M15 family metallopeptidase, which translates to MYKFSQKSLKYLNECDDRLIRIANQAIKRIDFSVIDGARTEEEAKANQVKGTSWTNKSKHCRKPKSYAFDFIPYPFKSWNDLEGFEKVAKVLKEEAAKLGIKVRWGGDWNMNGKYDDEIARGSYDGGHFELMEE; encoded by the coding sequence ATGTATAAATTTAGTCAAAAAAGTTTAAAATACTTGAATGAATGTGATGATAGATTAATTAGGATAGCAAACCAAGCTATAAAAAGAATAGATTTTAGTGTCATAGATGGAGCTAGAACAGAGGAAGAAGCAAAGGCAAACCAAGTTAAAGGAACATCATGGACAAATAAATCTAAACATTGTAGAAAACCTAAGAGCTATGCTTTTGATTTTATTCCATACCCTTTTAAAAGTTGGAATGACTTAGAGGGATTTGAGAAAGTTGCTAAAGTACTAAAAGAAGAAGCGGCAAAACTCGGAATAAAAGTCAGATGGGGTGGAGATTGGAATATGAATGGTAAATATGATGATGAGATAGCAAGGGGAAGTTATGACGGAGGACACTTTGAATTGATGGAGGAATAG
- the dinB gene encoding DNA polymerase IV, with product MDRIIMHYDMDCFYASIEMRDNPKYKGIPLVVGGGVVTTANYEARKYGIHSAMSVFEAKKLCPTLLVIPVDKEKYIKISQTIQKLVLKITKKVEFIALDEGYIDITDVAKKFSSLEGFAEKFKERIKYHTNLTCSVGIGINKLSAKIASGINKPSGKYIFHSQIEFVNYLKDKDIKIIQGVGKKFKELLNKDKIYKVGDLYKYSFMELIGKYGKSRGELLYLSCRGLDYSEVEYQKPTHSIGNENTYKFPLDSIESIKKEMEEIFNHSYERLVKQGLLSKTIVLKLKFSNGELITRSKTLSRPTDIKETLFENLEVLLEEIPENISIKLVGISFGNLSKKSIRQLSFF from the coding sequence ATGGATAGAATAATCATGCACTATGATATGGACTGTTTTTATGCTTCGATAGAGATGAGGGATAATCCTAAGTATAAAGGGATACCGTTAGTTGTAGGTGGGGGAGTTGTTACAACAGCCAATTATGAAGCAAGAAAATATGGAATACATTCTGCTATGAGTGTATTTGAAGCTAAAAAGCTTTGTCCAACTCTCCTAGTAATTCCTGTAGATAAAGAGAAATATATAAAAATTTCTCAAACAATTCAAAAATTAGTTTTAAAAATAACTAAAAAGGTAGAATTTATAGCTTTAGATGAGGGGTATATAGATATAACAGATGTTGCAAAGAAATTTTCATCATTGGAAGGTTTTGCTGAGAAATTTAAAGAAAGAATAAAGTATCATACTAATCTTACATGTTCAGTAGGAATTGGTATAAATAAATTAAGTGCTAAAATAGCTAGTGGAATAAATAAGCCTAGTGGAAAATATATATTTCATTCTCAAATTGAATTTGTTAATTATTTAAAAGATAAAGATATAAAGATCATACAAGGAGTTGGAAAAAAGTTTAAGGAATTATTAAATAAAGATAAAATATATAAAGTAGGGGATCTTTATAAATATTCATTTATGGAATTAATAGGAAAATATGGAAAATCAAGAGGAGAATTACTTTATCTTTCGTGTAGAGGGTTAGATTATAGTGAAGTTGAGTATCAAAAACCTACTCATTCGATAGGGAATGAAAATACATATAAATTTCCTTTAGACTCAATAGAAAGTATAAAAAAAGAGATGGAAGAAATTTTTAATCACTCCTATGAAAGACTAGTAAAACAAGGACTTTTAAGTAAAACAATAGTATTGAAATTAAAGTTTTCAAATGGAGAGTTGATAACTAGATCTAAAACTCTTAGCAGACCTACTGATATTAAAGAGACCCTTTTTGAAAATCTAGAGGTTTTATTAGAAGAAATTCCTGAAAATATCTCTATAAAATTAGTTGGGATATCATTTGGAAATTTAAGTAAAAAATCTATTAGGCAATTAAGCTTTTTTTAG